From bacterium, one genomic window encodes:
- a CDS encoding DUF502 domain-containing protein translates to MKRLIGYFFQGFVYIAPLVVTAYILYQIFMLVDEPVRKIEVAFFGAHIPGLGLLSVVALMTVFGWLGSTIIAAPLKGFLRRTIERTPLIGTIEGAVRDLLSAFFAKERRFSHPVLVQMSGVSDLEKLGFITQEDLAELGLLDKVAVYFPHSYNFSGELFIVPRGRVRVLDIPAQEAMKFIVSGGLIHLREHREQGEPCETEGEKAGAP, encoded by the coding sequence GTGAAGCGCCTCATCGGCTATTTCTTCCAGGGGTTCGTCTACATCGCGCCGCTCGTCGTGACGGCGTACATCCTCTACCAGATCTTCATGCTCGTGGACGAGCCGGTGCGCAAGATCGAGGTGGCATTCTTCGGGGCGCACATCCCCGGCCTCGGACTGCTCTCCGTCGTCGCCCTGATGACCGTCTTCGGGTGGCTCGGCTCGACCATCATCGCCGCCCCTCTGAAGGGCTTCCTCCGCCGGACCATCGAGCGCACGCCGCTGATCGGGACCATCGAGGGCGCCGTGCGCGACCTGCTCTCGGCGTTCTTCGCCAAGGAGCGCAGGTTCAGCCACCCGGTGCTCGTGCAGATGAGCGGCGTGTCCGACCTCGAAAAGCTGGGCTTCATCACCCAGGAGGACCTCGCGGAGCTCGGCCTGCTGGACAAGGTGGCGGTCTACTTCCCCCACTCGTACAACTTCTCGGGGGAGCTGTTCATCGTCCCGCGCGGGCGGGTCCGCGTGCTCGACATCCCGGCGCAGGAGGCGATGAAGTTCATCGTCTCCGGCGGCCTGATCCACCTGCGCGAGCACCGGGAGCAGGGCGAGCCGTGCGAAACCGAAGGGGAGAAGGCTGGCGCGCCCTGA